In Streptococcus mitis, the DNA window GAATTCTTCAAGATTTTCCTGACTTTCAGGCATATCCATCTTATTGGCTACAATAATCTGTGGACGCTCCATGAGGCGAAGATTGTATGACTCCAGCTCTTTATTGATCGCTAGGTAGTCCTCATATGGATCACGGCCTTCGCTAGCTGACATATCAATGATGTGAAGGATGACACGTGTACGCTCGATGTGACGGAGGAACTGAGTTCCCAAACCAACACCTTGACTAGCCCCTTCAATCAAACCTGGTAAATCAGCTACTGCAAAGGATTCACCTGATTGGGTACGAACCATTCCTAGATTTGGCACAATTGTCGTAAAGTGGTAGGCACCAATTTTGGGCTTAGCTGAGGTGATAACACTTAAAAGTGTTGATTTCCCTACAGATGGGAATCCAACTAAACCAACATCTGCAAGGATTTTAAGTTCTAACTGTAACTCACGTTCCTGACCTGGTTCTCCATTTTCAGAGATTTCAGGTGCAGGATTTTTTGGTGTTGCAAAGCGGATATTTCCACGACCACCACGACCACCGTGGGCTACAATAAATTCTTGACCGTGTTCAATCAAATCTGTCAAGACCTTGCCTGTCTCAGCATCACGCACAGTCGTACCTTGTGGCACTCGAACTCTTAGGTTTTCAGCACCACGTCCATGCATTCCTTTGGTCATCCCTTTTTCACCAGACTCAGCCTTGAAATGGCGATTGTAGCGGAAATCCATCAAGGTACGTAGCCCTTCGTCTACAACGAAGACCACATTTCCTCCACGACCACCGTCACCACCCCAAGGACCGCCATTAGGGACATATTTTTCACGGCGAAAGGCAACCATGCCATCACCACCATTACCAGCCTTGACCTTGATCTTAGCTGTATCTAAAAACATACTCATTTTTTCTTCTCACTTTAAAAAAGGGCTGGGAAATCCCAGTCACTAAATTTTCTTGAATCTATTTTATAGATTACTGAGGGCACCAATTGCAGTTGCAAAAATTCCCAATAAACTTGCTACTAGCATGATAATCACGATAAACAAGGTTATTTTCTCAAACATAGTTTTTTTACGATTTCCATTATCTCCAAATGCCATTTTTATCTCCTTCGTTACATTCTATTTTCTATTATCTTAGCATGAATTTAGCTAGTTTTCAATAGTCACTTGCTTCTGGCGCAATAATCCATAAAATGATATAAGCTACAATTCCTGCTCCGTAACCAAAAGCAAGAACACCCCATATTACACGAACAATAGTAGGATCTATATCAAAATAATAAGCCACACCGGCACAAACACCAGCAATCTTTTGGTCACGACCGCTTCTCATTAATCGTTTATTCATAGCTTATCCTCTTTCTATTCTTCATGGTCTGTCCAATAGTCTCTCATGCTGATTAACTGCGTTTTTGAAGCCTTCAGCATGCGTCTAGAGCCTTTTACGGGCACAGCAACCACCTGTTGTGGTAGATACAAAACTGTCTTAAAG includes these proteins:
- the obgE gene encoding GTPase ObgE → MSMFLDTAKIKVKAGNGGDGMVAFRREKYVPNGGPWGGDGGRGGNVVFVVDEGLRTLMDFRYNRHFKAESGEKGMTKGMHGRGAENLRVRVPQGTTVRDAETGKVLTDLIEHGQEFIVAHGGRGGRGNIRFATPKNPAPEISENGEPGQERELQLELKILADVGLVGFPSVGKSTLLSVITSAKPKIGAYHFTTIVPNLGMVRTQSGESFAVADLPGLIEGASQGVGLGTQFLRHIERTRVILHIIDMSASEGRDPYEDYLAINKELESYNLRLMERPQIIVANKMDMPESQENLEEFKKKLAENYDEFEELPAIFPISGLTKQGLATLLDATAELLDKTSEFLLYDESDMEEEAYYGFDEEEKAFEISRDDDATWVLSGEKLMKLFNMTNFDRDESVMKFARQLRGMGVDEALRARGAKDGDLVRIGKFEFEFVD
- a CDS encoding DUF4044 domain-containing protein encodes the protein MAFGDNGNRKKTMFEKITLFIVIIMLVASLLGIFATAIGALSNL
- a CDS encoding PspC domain-containing protein, with product MNKRLMRSGRDQKIAGVCAGVAYYFDIDPTIVRVIWGVLAFGYGAGIVAYIILWIIAPEASDY